CGCTGGAAATCTGCCTCGGGGCCGAGCGCAATATCTTCCAGGAATCGCCGGAGCACGCCTCGCGCGTGATCCTCAGCTCGCCAGTGATCTCGCCGGCCAAGTGGCGCTCGTTGATGAACCTCGACCGCCCGGGTTTCGAGCGGCAGATCATCGACCTCAACTACGACGAAAGCGTCGGCCTCGAAGCGGCGATCCGCAACGTTGCCGATCAGGCTGAAGAAGCCGTGCGTGCCGGGCGTACCCAGATCGTTCTGAGTGACCGCCATATCGCCCCGGGCAAGCTGCCGATCCACGCTTCGCTGGCCACCGGTGCAGTGCACCATCGTCTGACCGAAAAAGGCCTGCGCTGCGATTCCAACATCCTCGTGGAAACCGCCACCGCGCGCGATCCGCACCACTTTGCGGTGCTGATCGGTTTCGGCGCCTCGGCGGTCTATCCGTTCCTGGCCTACGAAGTGCTGGGCGACCTGATCCGCACCGGTGAAGTGCTGGGCGACCTCTATGAGGTGTTCAAGAACTACCGCAAAGGCATCACCAAAGGCCTGTTGAAGATCCTGTCGAAGATGGGCATCTCGACCATCGCCTCGTACCGCGGTGCGCAGCTGTTCGAAGCCATCGGCCTGTCCGAAGAAGTGTGCGAGCTGAGCTTCCGTGGCGTGCCGAGCCGCATCAAGGGTGCGCGTTTCGTCGACATCGAAGCCGAGCAGAAAGCCCTCGCTACCGAAGCCTGGAGCCCGCGCAAACCGATCCAGCAGGGCGGTCTGCTGAAGTTCGTCCACGGCGGCGAATACCACGCGTACAACCCGGACGTGGTCAACACCCTGCAAGCCGCCGTGCAGCAGGGCGACTATGCCAAGTTCAAGGAATACACCTCGCTGGTGGACAACCGTCCGGTGTCGATGATTCGCGACCTGTTCAAGGTCAAGACCCTCGACAAGCCGCTGGACATCAGTGAAGTCGAACCGCTGGAATCGGTGCTCAAGCGCTTCGACTCCGCCGGTATCTCGCTGGGCGCACTGTCGCCGGAAGCCCACGAAGCCCTGGCCGAAGCCATGAACCGCCTCGGTGCGCGTTCCAACTCCGGCGAAGGCGGCGAAGACCCGGCGCGCTACGGCACCATCAAGAGCTCGAAAATCAAGCAGGTCGCGACCGGCCGTTTCGGTGTCACCCCGGAATACCTGGTCAACGCCGAAGTGCTGCAGATCAAGGTCGCTCAGGGCGCCAAACCGGGCGAGGGCGGGCAACTGCCGGGCGGCAAGGTCAACGGGCTGATCGCCAAGCTGCGTTACGCAGTGCCGGGCGTGACCCTGATTTCGCCACCGCCGCACCACGACATCTACTCGATCGAAGACTTGTCGCAACTGATCTTCGACCTGAAACAGGTCAACCCGAAGGCACTGGTTTCGGTGAAACTGGTCGCGGAAGCGGGCGTCGGCACCATCGCCGCCGGTGTGGCCAAGGCCTATGCGGACTTGATCACCATCTCCGGTTACGACGGTGGCACCGGTGCTTCGCCGCTGACCTCGATCAAATACGCGGGCGCTCCGTGGGAACTCGGCCTGGCTGAAACCCACCAGACCCTGCGCGGCAACGACCTGCGCGGCAAAGTCCGGGTGCAGACCGACGGCGGCCTGAAAACCGGCCTCGATGTGATCAAGGCCGCGATCCTCGGCGCCGAAAGTTTCGGCTTCGGTACAGCGCCAATGATTGCCCTGGGTTGCAAATACCTGCGCATCTGCCACCTGAACAACTGCGCCACCGGCGTTGCGACGCAGAACGAGAAGCTGCGCAAGGATCACTACATCGGTACCGTCGACATGGTGGTGAACTTCTTCACCTACGTCGCCGAAGAAACCCGTGAGTGGCTGGCCAAGCTTGGCGTGCGTTCCCTCGAAGAGCTGATCGGCCGCACCGATCTGCTGGAAATCCTCGAAGGCCAGACCGCCAAGCAACATCACCTGGATCTGACTCCGCTACTGGGCAGCGATCACATCCCGGCGGACAAACCGCAATTCTGCGGCGTTGAGCGCAACCCGCCGTTCGACCAGGGCCTGCTGGCCGAGAAAATGGTCGACATGGCGACCTCGGCGATCAACGACCTCAGCGGTGCCGAGTTCGAACTGGACATCTGCAACTGCGACCGTTCGATCGGCGCGCGGATCTCCGGCGAAATCGCGCGCAAGCACGGCAATCAGGGCATGTCCAACGCGCCGATCACCTTCCGCTTCAAAGGCACGGCCGGTCAGAGCTTCGGCGTGTGGAACGCTGGTGGTCTGCACATGTACCTGGAAGGCGACGCCAACGACTACGTCGGCAAAGGCATGACCGGCGGCAAGCTGGTCATCGTGCCGCCGAAGGGCAGCGTCTATCAGACTCAGAACAGCGCCATCATCGGCAACACCTGCCTGTACGGCGCCACCGGCGGCAAGTTGTTCGCCGCCGGCACCGCAGGCGAGCGTTTTGCCGTGCGTAACTCCGGTGCCCACACGGTCGTGGAAGGCACTGGCGATCACTGCTGCGAGTACATGACCGGTGGTTTCGTCTGCGTCCTGGGCAAGACCGGTTACAACTTCGGCTCTGGCATGACCGGCGGTTTCGCCTACGTGCTCGATCAGGACAACACCTTCGTTGACCGGGTCAACCACGAACTGGTGGAAATCCAGCGGATCAGCGGCGAGGCGATGGAAGCCTACCGCAGCCACCTGCAGAACGTGCTGAACGAGTACGTCAAGGAAACCGAGAGCGAGTGGGGTCGTGAACTCGCCGAAAACCTTGATGACTACCTGCGCCGTTTCTGGCTGGTCAAGCCTAAGGCTGCCAACCTGAAATCGTTGCTTTCCAGCACTCGTGCCAACCCGCAGTGATATGCGCCTGAAGAGTTTGATGAGGTTTTAACAATGGCTGAACGTCTGAATAACGACTTCCAGTTCATCGATGTCGGGCGCAAGGATCCGAAGAAGAAACTGTTGCGTCAACGCAAGAAAGAGTTCGTCGAGATCTACGAACCGTTCAAACCCCAGCAGTCGGCCGATCAGGCCCACCGCTGCCTGGGTTGCGGCAACCCGTATTGCGAATGGAAGTGCCCGGTGCACAACTTCATTCCCAACTGGCTGAAGCTGGTGGCCGAGGGCAACATCCTCCAGGCCGCCGAGCTGTCGCACCAGACCAACACCCTGCCGGAAGTCTGTGGCCGGGTGTGCCCGCAGGATCGGCTGTGCGAGGGTGCCTGCACCCTCAACGACGGTTTCGGTGCGGTGACCATCGGTTCGGTCGAGAAGTACATCACCGACACCGCATTCGCCATGGGCTGGCGCCCGGACATGTCCAAGGTCAAACCGACCGGCAAACGTGTCGCGATCATCGGTGCGGGCCCGGCGGGTCTGGGCTGTGCCGACGTGCTGGTACGTGGCGGCGTGACCCCGGTGGTGTTCGACAAGAACCCGGAAATCGGCGGTCTGCTGACCTTCGGCATTCCCGAGTTCAAGCTTGAGAAGACCGTGCTGAGCAATCGTCGCGAAGTCTTCACCGGCATGGGCATTGAGTTCCGCCTCAACACTGAGGTCGGCAAGGACGTGACCATGGAGCAACTGCTCGCCGAATACGATGCGGTATTCATGGGCATGGGCACCTACACCTACATGAAGGGCGGTTTTGCCGGTGAGGACCTGCCGGGCGTCTACGACGCGCTGGACTTCCTGATTGCCAACGTCAACCGCAACCTGGGCTTTGAAAAGTCGCCGGAAGATTTCGTCGACATGAAAGGCAAGAAGGTCGTGGTACTCGGCGGTGGCGACACGGCGATGGACTGCAACCGCACCTCGATCCGTCAGGGCGCCAAGTCGGTGACCTGTGCTTATCGTCGTGACGAAGCGAACATGCCCGGCTCGCGCAAAGAGGTGAAGAACGCCAAGGAAGAAGGCGTGAAATTCCTCTACAACCGCCAGCCAATCGCGATCGTTGGCGAGGACAAGGTCGAAGGCGTGAAAGTGGTCGAGACCCGTCTCGGCGAACCGGACGCCCGTGGCCGCCGCAGCCCCGAGCCGATCCCGGGCTCCGAAGAGATCATCCCGGCCGACGCCGTGGTCATCGCGTTCGGTTTCCGCCCGAGCCCGGCGCCGTGGTTCGAACAGTTCGAAATCCAGACCGACAGCCAGGGCCGCGTCGTCGCGCCTGAGCAAGGTCAGTACAAGCACCAGACCAGCAACCCGAAAATCTTCGCCGGTGGCGACATGGTGCGCGGTTCCGACCTGGTGGTAACGGCAATCTTCGAAGGCCGCAATGCGGCTGAAGGGATCCTCGATTACCTGGGCGTCTGATTACATTTCAGCCTGAAATGCGATCAGAAATGTGGGAGCGGGCTTGCTCGCGAAGGCTTTGTATCAGTCACCCGATGTATTGACTGACACACCGCTTTCGCGAGCAAGCCCGCTCCCACATTGGTTTCTGTGCGCTCAATACAACGCAATAAATTGACCCGATAGACAAAAGGCTGACCTGCATCCGTGCCTTTTGCGTCGCGCTCTGAGAAAATGCCCGCACTTTTTTTCCGGATGCCGACATGACTGCCCTGAAGAACGACCGTTTCCTCCGCGCCCTGCTCAAGCAACCTGTAGACGTCACCCCGGTGTGGATGATGCGCCAGGCCGGCCGCTACCTGCCGGAATACCGCGCCAGCCGTGCCCAGGCCGGTGATTTCATGAGCCTGTGCATGAATCCGGAATTCGCTTGCGAAGTTACGTTGCAACCGCTCGACCGCTACCCGCAACTGGACGCGGCGATCCTGTTCTCCGACATCCTCACCATCCCCGATGCCATGGGCCAGGGTCTGTACTTCGAGACCGGTGAAGGCCCGCGCTTCAAGAAAGTCGTCAGCACCCTGGCCGACATCGAAGCGTTGCCGATCCCTGATCCACACAAAGACCTCGGCTACGTGATGGACGCGGTCAGCACCATCCGCCGCGAGCTGAACGGCCGTGTGCCGCTGATCGGCTTCTCCGGCAGCCCGTGGACCCTCGCCACTTACATGGTTGAAGGCGGCTCGTCGAAAGACTTCCGCAAAACCAAGGCGATGCTCTACGACAACCCGCAAGCCATGCACCTGCTGCTGGACAAACTGGCGCAGTCGGTCACCTCGTACCTCAACGGCCAGATCCAGGCCGGCGCGCAAGCGGTGCAGATCTTCGATACCTGGGGCGGCAACCTGTCGGCGGCGGCGTATCAGGAGTTCTCCCTGGCGTACATGAAGAAAATCGTCAGCGGCCTGATCCGCGAGCACGACGGTCGCAAAGTGCCGGTGATCCTCTTCACCAAGAACGGCGGCCTGTGGCTGGAAAGCATCGCCGACGCTGGCGCCGACGCACTGGGCCTGGACTGGACCTGCGACATCGGCAACGCTCGCGCCCGTGTCGGCGACAAGGTCGCGCTGCAAGGCAACATGGACCCGACCGTGCTCTACGCCAAACCTGAAGCGATCCGCACTGAAGTCGGTCGTATTCTGGCCAGCTATGGCAAAGGCAGTGGCCACGTGTTCAACCTGGGTCACGGCATCACTCCGGAAGTCGACCCAGAGCACGCCGGTGCGTTCCTGCGCGCGGTGCATGAACTGTCGGCGCAGTATCACGAGTAAGATTTTGACGCGACCGCCCGAATGCAATGTTCGGGCGGTAATTGAT
The Pseudomonas fluorescens genome window above contains:
- the gltB gene encoding glutamate synthase large subunit, which produces MKAGLYQPDEFKDNCGFGLIAHMQGEPSHTLLQTAIEALTCMTHRGGINADGKTGDGCGLLIQKPDAFLRAMAQENFSVELPKQYAVGMVFFNQDPAKAEAARENMNREILAEGLQLIGWRKVPIDTSVLGRLALERLPQIEQVYIGGEGLSDQDMAVKLFSARRRSSVANAADTDHYICSFSHKTIIYKGLMMPADLAAFYPDLGDQRLQTAICVFHQRFSTNTLPKWPLAQPFRFLAHNGEINTITGNRNWAQARRTKFTNDLMDLEELGPLVNRVGSDSSSMDNMLELMVTGGIDLFRGVRMIIPPAWQNVETMDPDLRAFYEYNSMHMEPWDGPAGVVMTDGRYAVCLLDRNGLRPARWVTTTNGFITVASEIGVWNYQPQDVIAKGRVGPGQILAVDTETGQILDTDAIDNRLKSRHPYKQWLRKNALRIQATMEDNDHGSAFYDVDQLKQYMKMYQVTFEERDQVLRPLGEQGYEAVGSMGDDTPMAVLSQRVRTPYDYFRQQFAQVTNPPIDPLREAIVMSLEICLGAERNIFQESPEHASRVILSSPVISPAKWRSLMNLDRPGFERQIIDLNYDESVGLEAAIRNVADQAEEAVRAGRTQIVLSDRHIAPGKLPIHASLATGAVHHRLTEKGLRCDSNILVETATARDPHHFAVLIGFGASAVYPFLAYEVLGDLIRTGEVLGDLYEVFKNYRKGITKGLLKILSKMGISTIASYRGAQLFEAIGLSEEVCELSFRGVPSRIKGARFVDIEAEQKALATEAWSPRKPIQQGGLLKFVHGGEYHAYNPDVVNTLQAAVQQGDYAKFKEYTSLVDNRPVSMIRDLFKVKTLDKPLDISEVEPLESVLKRFDSAGISLGALSPEAHEALAEAMNRLGARSNSGEGGEDPARYGTIKSSKIKQVATGRFGVTPEYLVNAEVLQIKVAQGAKPGEGGQLPGGKVNGLIAKLRYAVPGVTLISPPPHHDIYSIEDLSQLIFDLKQVNPKALVSVKLVAEAGVGTIAAGVAKAYADLITISGYDGGTGASPLTSIKYAGAPWELGLAETHQTLRGNDLRGKVRVQTDGGLKTGLDVIKAAILGAESFGFGTAPMIALGCKYLRICHLNNCATGVATQNEKLRKDHYIGTVDMVVNFFTYVAEETREWLAKLGVRSLEELIGRTDLLEILEGQTAKQHHLDLTPLLGSDHIPADKPQFCGVERNPPFDQGLLAEKMVDMATSAINDLSGAEFELDICNCDRSIGARISGEIARKHGNQGMSNAPITFRFKGTAGQSFGVWNAGGLHMYLEGDANDYVGKGMTGGKLVIVPPKGSVYQTQNSAIIGNTCLYGATGGKLFAAGTAGERFAVRNSGAHTVVEGTGDHCCEYMTGGFVCVLGKTGYNFGSGMTGGFAYVLDQDNTFVDRVNHELVEIQRISGEAMEAYRSHLQNVLNEYVKETESEWGRELAENLDDYLRRFWLVKPKAANLKSLLSSTRANPQ
- a CDS encoding FAD-dependent oxidoreductase, whose amino-acid sequence is MAERLNNDFQFIDVGRKDPKKKLLRQRKKEFVEIYEPFKPQQSADQAHRCLGCGNPYCEWKCPVHNFIPNWLKLVAEGNILQAAELSHQTNTLPEVCGRVCPQDRLCEGACTLNDGFGAVTIGSVEKYITDTAFAMGWRPDMSKVKPTGKRVAIIGAGPAGLGCADVLVRGGVTPVVFDKNPEIGGLLTFGIPEFKLEKTVLSNRREVFTGMGIEFRLNTEVGKDVTMEQLLAEYDAVFMGMGTYTYMKGGFAGEDLPGVYDALDFLIANVNRNLGFEKSPEDFVDMKGKKVVVLGGGDTAMDCNRTSIRQGAKSVTCAYRRDEANMPGSRKEVKNAKEEGVKFLYNRQPIAIVGEDKVEGVKVVETRLGEPDARGRRSPEPIPGSEEIIPADAVVIAFGFRPSPAPWFEQFEIQTDSQGRVVAPEQGQYKHQTSNPKIFAGGDMVRGSDLVVTAIFEGRNAAEGILDYLGV
- the hemE gene encoding uroporphyrinogen decarboxylase; its protein translation is MTALKNDRFLRALLKQPVDVTPVWMMRQAGRYLPEYRASRAQAGDFMSLCMNPEFACEVTLQPLDRYPQLDAAILFSDILTIPDAMGQGLYFETGEGPRFKKVVSTLADIEALPIPDPHKDLGYVMDAVSTIRRELNGRVPLIGFSGSPWTLATYMVEGGSSKDFRKTKAMLYDNPQAMHLLLDKLAQSVTSYLNGQIQAGAQAVQIFDTWGGNLSAAAYQEFSLAYMKKIVSGLIREHDGRKVPVILFTKNGGLWLESIADAGADALGLDWTCDIGNARARVGDKVALQGNMDPTVLYAKPEAIRTEVGRILASYGKGSGHVFNLGHGITPEVDPEHAGAFLRAVHELSAQYHE